The Cloacibacterium sp. TD35 region ATTCTACTTCGTGACGATTCGCCAAAATGCTGAAAAGTGCTTCTTTAGCAAAGTCTGTGGTAGGTCTTACATCGAAATTTTTAGGCGCAGAAATTCTTTTTGCTTTCCATTTGCCAGAGATAATTCTATACATGGTTGTTTTTTGATAAATGATTTTTTAAGAAAGAACAAAATTCTTTTTTGGAGCGTTGTCAAAATGAACTTTAATATTTTTAACAAACTTTCTCAATTCTGAAATAAAGGTTTCGTTTTCGTGAGTTTCTCCATAAATATGAAAATACGTTTCTGCGGTTCCAAAATTTATTTTGCTCAAAGAAAACATAATAAAATACAAGAAATCTACTTCAGAATCAGAATCTAAGTTATTGTAAAGTGCCACTTTTTTATTTTCAAAAGCGAAAAATTCTACTTGATGATGATATAGATTGATATGAATTTCTTTGTGGTTTTTAACAGTTAAAGCATTTAAAAATTTTTCGCCAGAGAAATTAAATTTCGTGGGTAATTTTTTTGCTTTAATTTTTTGGTAAAAATGCTTTGGAAAAGTGTAGTAAAATTGCACCGCAAATTTTTTGTTCACAGAAAGCATCAATTCTTCATTAGCTTCATCTACAGGAGCGTTATAAGAAATCAGTTTATAGCCCAACTCGTGCTCTGTAAGACTATCTGGAGTAAGCGAAAAATGATTGAGTGCAGAAATTACTTCTATTTCTTTATAGTCATCAAATTTTAAAACTTCATCTAGTTTTTCTTCTACCAAATGAGGCGAAGTTTCTTCTGTTACGAAATAAAATGCTTCTTCTAGCACTGATTTTCCTTTAGAAATGTGCCATTGTAAACCATCTTTGGTGAAAAGTAAAGAAAGTTTTTTCATAGTTTTTTACCAATAAATGCAAAGGTATTGATTTTTAAACTATTTTTGAAAGATAGTTAATGTAATATGAAAAATCTCGTTTTATTTATTGCACTTTTGAGTTTCACTTTTGGA contains the following coding sequences:
- a CDS encoding DUF3822 family protein, with the protein product MKKLSLLFTKDGLQWHISKGKSVLEEAFYFVTEETSPHLVEEKLDEVLKFDDYKEIEVISALNHFSLTPDSLTEHELGYKLISYNAPVDEANEELMLSVNKKFAVQFYYTFPKHFYQKIKAKKLPTKFNFSGEKFLNALTVKNHKEIHINLYHHQVEFFAFENKKVALYNNLDSDSEVDFLYFIMFSLSKINFGTAETYFHIYGETHENETFISELRKFVKNIKVHFDNAPKKNFVLS